From the genome of Candidatus Acidiferrales bacterium:
GTGCTTTTTGCTTCCGCATCACTTTGCTGGGGTTTCGTATGCTCCGTTGACGCGGTCAAGTTTGGGAAACGTCTCCTTATTACCTCGATCTTTATTTCAGCAATCCTTTCTATATTTGCCGCCATATTTTTCGTGAAGGGATTTGCGGAATTGGAAGAGGATATCGGTATTCTCGGCGCATCAATAGTCTTTGCCCTTTCTTTTATTCTGAGCCTGTCGGTCGGTGCCGTGTTGAGCGTCTATTCGAAGTCAGCGAAGATGTTCGTGTATGTCGAGAAAATGCTTAGAGGGTCCGGCGAGAAAGACGGGCGTGAGGAAATTATCGACGAGATTCTGGATCGCAGCTCCGAAACCGGACAGATAGATGTCCTTGAACGTGAGCTGATCGAGAGCGTGCTGAAGTTCACCGACAAAACAGTCCGTGAAGCGATGGTTCCACGCGGCGATATAGTGGCGATTGATATTGATGAAGATCGCAGGCATTTCCTGCATAAGGTTATCGAGGAAGGATATTCGCGTCTTCCGGTCTTTCGCGGCTCGATAGATAATATCGTCGGAATAATTTATGCAAAGGATTTGCTGACGATGGTGGAAAGCGATGCTGTGATAGTTCTCCACGACCTTCTCCGGCCTCCGTACTATGTGCCGGCTACGAAAAAAATAAGTCAGCTCCTCCGTGAAATGCAGAGGGACAAGATACA
Proteins encoded in this window:
- a CDS encoding hemolysin family protein — its product is MIESFILAVVLFASASLCWGFVCSVDAVKFGKRLLITSIFISAILSIFAAIFFVKGFAELEEDIGILGASIVFALSFILSLSVGAVLSVYSKSAKMFVYVEKMLRGSGEKDGREEIIDEILDRSSETGQIDVLERELIESVLKFTDKTVREAMVPRGDIVAIDIDEDRRHFLHKVIEEGYSRLPVFRGSIDNIVGIIYAKDLLTMVESDAVIVLHDLLRPPYYVPATKKISQLLREMQRDKIHLAVVVDEFGGTEGIVTLEDVLEEIVGEIQDEYDENPSELTRDPNGDVHIAGLMTVNRFNELLEAGVPQSDDYDTMAGFVQKLAGKLPQKDEIYNHEEMFFIIEEVARHRIKRLRVSFKEHPAQTAETNDTASDIDRLTDVYRRFQRQSGDRVDPSTDRSGDSYGKKKSRNGKKKNSRDQSRQEKMKTFRKPGEMK